The Pan troglodytes isolate AG18354 chromosome 15, NHGRI_mPanTro3-v2.0_pri, whole genome shotgun sequence genomic sequence AAGGTCCAGGCAGGAAGAAGAGCCAGCAGAAATGCTCTAACATGGGACTGAGCCAGGCAAGTTTAAGGAATAGAAAGACCACATGTTAGGAGTGTAGACAAGGACAGGGAGCATGGGCTGGAAAACAGGTCAGACAAGTGGGAAGGGCCAGATCAAGTGAATCAGGGGAAGGAAGCTGGACTTTATTCCCAGAACCATTCATGGAAAGTGATTGAAGGGTTTGCAGCAGAGAGGGGACATAATATGACTTACATTAGTGAAAGGTCACTCTGGCTGCCTTGCAGAGAACAGGAAGTGTAAGTGTCGAAGCAACAAGACCAGTCAGGAGGCTACTGTGAAAGCCCAGGGGAGATGGTGGCTTGTTCTGGCTGCTGGCTGTGGGGAGGAGACAAAATAGAGATAAGTTTGGTGGCTGGACCAGAAGTTGCTGAGGATTGAGCCTGTGCTGTCTTGGTTCAATTCCCCTTCATGCCCAGGTGATCACTGCAGAAACCTCCTGGTTGGTCCTCACCCACACCTAGCTGTCGGTTAGTGCCCCTCCTTAGAGTTTTGTGGGGGGTTtctgttttgttgagacagggtctgcttctgttgctcaggctggattgcagtggtgcaatcatagcttactataACCTCGAACTGCTagacttcaagcaatcctcttgcctggCCTCTGtggtagcttggactacagacaacaccaccatgcccagctaattaaaaaaaaaaaaaaaagagataacttttgtagagatggagtctcgctatgttgcctaggctggtctccaactcctgggctcaagtgatcctcccaccttggcctcccaaagtgctgggattacaggtgtaagccatggtGCCCAGACCTCCTTAGAGTTTTTAAGATTACTTTAAATTCCATATCGTTGCACACAATGAGACCCTTCATGGTAGGCTCTGCTCCTTCCCACTTAGATTGGTTTCCCATCTCTGTCCCACATAGGCCTTTGCTCCAGCCAGATCTAAGTCTTCACTGTTCCCTGACCATGTCCTGGTTCATGACGCTGTGCCTGGCATGTGCTATCTCCTCTGCCTAAAATATTTCTTCTCCCTTACCTCCATTACTTTGTCTACCCAACTTCTGTTCCTCCCTCAAAATCTAACAGGTGTCACCTCTTCCACTAAGCCTTCCCTGAAACCCCAGTTTTATATAGATTTCTATGCACGTGACACACAACAGCATAAATGTCCAACATCTCTTCCAATTGGTTGGGGTTTCTTAAGGACAGAGACCATCCCTAGAACCCGGCACAGGGCTCCATAAGCTGATGCTATCATTTTCAGCACAGGTTACCCTTGGAGTGTGAAAATGTGTCTTACAAGGTGAAATCACAGCAGAAAGATTTGATAGACCCCCGTAACGAAGTCCTCCATTCTCCAAGGCTGATTCTGGGAGGCTGGACTCATCACTTAAGAAGCCTGCAAgtaagggccgggcacagtggctcacgcctgtaatcccagcactttgggaggccaaggcaggtggatcacgaggtcaggagttcactctagcctggccaacatggtgaaaccctgtctttactaaaatcacaaaaattagccgggcctggtggcgcatgcctgtaatcccagctacacaggaggctgaggcagaagaatcgcttgaacccaggaggtggaggttgcagtgagctgagatcgtgtcactgcactccagcctggggggacacagcaagactctgtctggaaaaaaaaaaaaaaaaaaaaaaaagagaagcctgCAAGTCTTCAATGGGAGAACTGACACAAGATCTTCAGGGCTCGACATGCTCCAGGAAAGGTCTGGCCCCTGCACACAATGGTCAACATTACTGCTGGTAATAGCATTGACTCTTGGCAGAATTAGTACTCAGACCACCATTCTCCCCTCGCTCCCACCCATAGTCTCTGGGAAGATCTGAAAAGCCTACTGCTGTCAACATGAAGTTCACCATAGTGCTTAAAGGTAAATACACTACAAGTGGCTGACTCTAAAATCTATACCCAGACTCGGTCCTCGTTTCTGAACTTCAGACTCTCATATCAAATTGCCTGATGGACTTCAGTACCTAGATATCCTCCAAACTTGGCAAAACTGAACTCATCATTTCTCTTGCCCCCATATACTCATAAGTGGCAGCCCACTGGGAATGACTGATGGATGTCTCTTGAGTTCATCCCCTGCATTGCCATTGCCAGGATCCTGTTGCAAGCCCTTAGCTTCTCTGGCCTGCATAACCACCTgagcccttccccagcctccctgtTCCTGGCCTCATCTTCCTCAGGTACCCAGAGCATCTCTCCCAAATGCAAATCTAATCTTGTCCTTCCTCTCTCAGAAAACCTTTAATTGCTCAATGCAGGTTATCAAACTTTAGTTTGCATCTGAATTGCCTTATAAGcttctttaaaaatgcagattcctgagccCCCTCCAGACCTCCAAAAATCCAAAGTTCTGTGGGTGGAGTGACGCACATTCTCAACCAGTGCCCAAGGGGTTCTGATAGAGCTGGGTTCCACCTTGAGAAACACTGTCATGCACAGGCAACTCCAAGTTCCATCATTCACTCCACCGGGCCCTTCTCAGGCCAGGGACACCTCAAGCAAGGTCTGTGTCATCCACTGCCTCCTCACACACTCTACTCTCCATGGTATGGCTTACCTTCCACCTTTGCTCTATGTTGCCTGGTGCCAAGAATGTCTTCTTTGAAAGACCGAGCCCTCTTTTCATTCCGATAACTCAATAATCCTTTGGAACGTTGCTACTCAAAGCATCAGCATCTCCTGGGATCTTGTTAGAAATTCAGAATCACAGGCCCCACCCCGGCGCTACTGAATCAGAGCCTTGGTAATTCCAATGCACATAAGAGAAGAAGAAGCACAGCCTTATAACTTGGCTCAATAGTCGCCTGTTCCAAGAAGCCTTCCTAGACTGACACAGACTCATCAAATACCCATTCCTCCAAACTGACATTGGACATCACAATCACAGGGCTTGTAACATTTAAAAGTTAGGAATCTCGAGCTGCCGGGGGATCCCTGCACGCCATGCAACATCCTGCCTGTCTGTCCCCGCGGGTTGTTGCCCACCACAGCCGCGCCATGACCACCCAGCAGCTCGTCCTCCAGGGCCCGGGCCCGTGGGGCTTCCGTCTCGTGGGTGTCAAGGACTTCGAGCAGCCTCTCACCATTTCCCGGGTCACTCCTGGAAGCAAGGTGGCTCTAGCTAATTTATGTATCAGAGATGTAATCACAGCCATTGATGGGGAAAATTCTAGCAATATGACGCACTTGGAAGCTCAGAACAGAATCAAAGGCTGCAAAGACAACATGACTCTCACTGTAGCCAGATCCAAACATAAAGTCTGGTCTCCTCTGGTGACGGAGGAAGAGAAGTGTCGTCCATACAAGATGAATTTAGCCTCTGAACCCCAGGAGGTCCTGCACATAGGAAGCGCCCACAACCGAAGTTCCATGCCCTTTACCACCTCGCCTGCCTCCAGCACTAACGCCAGGGTCATCACAAACCAGTACAACAACCCAGCTGGCCTCTACTCTTCTGAAAATATATCCAACTTCAACAACGCCCTGGAGTCAGACTGCTACCAGCGGGGTGGAGGCGAACATGCTCAGCCTCCAATCAGCCTTGTCATTGACAAAGAATCTGAAGTTTGCAAGATGCTTCAGGAGAAACGGGAGTTGAATGAGCCCCCAAAACAGTCTGTGTCTTTTCTGGTTTTGCAGAAAATCCTGGAGTCTGAAGAAAAAGAGGATCCCAACAAGCCCTCAGGATTCAGAAGTGTTAAAGGTCCTGTCACTAAAGTGGCTGCATTGATTGGAAATGCTCAGAAGTTGCCTATGTGTGACAAATGTGGCCCTGGAATTGTCGGTGTGTTCGTGAAGCTGTGGGACCGTCACCGCCATCCCGAGTGTTACTTGTGCACTGACTGTTGCACCAACCTGAAACAGAGGGGCCATTTCTTTGTGGAGGATCAAATCTACTGTGAGAAGCATGCCTGGGAGTGAGTCGCACCACCCGAGGTCTACGAAGTGGTTACCGTGTTCCCCAAGTGACCTGGCAGATCcgaccactgttctccagccggCCTGTGCTGCAGCTTTTTCTCTGAGTGTCCTGGCCCTCTCCTCTCTTGAAAGTTCTCTGCTTACTTTGGTTTTCCCCCTGCTCGTAAAACATTGAGTCCCCTGCCTTGGTTAATTGATTCATACTGGCTGTGTGATGCCCGTTTTTACAATTAAAGGAAAACAGTTTTGTTCAGTGTCCCCTTGCCAGAAACACCATgtcctttcctcctctctcttcttctctgctGCATTTAGACATCAGCCAAATTTGAACCCAATCAAATATAATGTATCTGACATCGATTTTGTTTTTACTCAATAAATTTATagactccaaaaataaaaaataaaaataaataaaagttaggaATCTCATAGTCCAGTCCCAGAGAACTGTCAGATTTAAAGAGTGGCCCAAAGAAGAATTCTAATCCCATTATCCCCAAAGCCCAGGGAACACTCCTTTTTCATTCTTGCAGTCCCATGCCCCATCTTGGCACCTTGCCCCCTTTCTTCTCTGCTGGTGTTCAGCCCCACAGGAGGTGTTTCCGACATGCCCGGTCCCCCTGCCTCATCTGGCCTCTGTGGCGTGGTTCTTCTTCGGCGCTGCTTTTCTCCTGAGAATCTTGCTGGGTGGCTCCGTCTCTTCTCCTTTCAGAGAGTGGGGCAGGTGGAAGGAATGAAGTGGGCAGTGCCTGGTGTTCTCAGTGGGTTCTGGGCTGTCATAGAAGTGCCTCttcatgtttctctctctcccgtCCTTGGACAGCAAGAGTCCTGTTCATTGTTGGACACCCAACATGTCCCTCACATGGTGGGAAGAGCACCAGCCCAGGGGCCAGAGGAGTGTTCTCACACCCGGCTCTGCCACGGACTAGGGATGTCACCTGGGGCAGGCCCCTGTACCTCTCTGAACCTCTAGTTATTGGTCTATTAAAGGGGATAATACTTGCCTGGTCGGCCTTACACCTTCCATaagatgtttcttttcttttcttttcttttgagatggagtttcattcttgctatccaggctggagtgcagtggcacgatcttggctcactgcaacctccacctcccgggttcaagccattctcttgcctcagcctcctgattagctgggattacaggtgcaggccgccaggtccagcaatttttttttgtatttttagtagagatggggtttcaccatgttggccaggctggtcttgaactcctgaccttaggtgatctgcccgccacggcgtcccaaagtgctgggattacaggtgtgagccactgcgcctggccccataaGATGTTTCTACAAAGTGAAGACAGTACCTGGGTATGACACATAGGCATGCATGCACGCGCgtgcgtgcgcgcacacacacacacacacacacgcttatACTCACAGCCACTCCATCTCGGTGCTGTTCATCAGccaaaacaaaagacagcagaatcccatctttcttccattttcagTGCTGCCGCAATGGTCTGCATGAGTGGCCTGGCTGACACCCTCAGAGCACCAACAATGCTGAAAAGAGAAGCAGAcaccagattctttttttttctttctttctttttttgagacagagtcttgctctgtcacccaggctggagtgcaatggcgcgatctcggttcactgcaacctccaccttctgggttcaagtgattctcctgcctcagcctcccaagtagctgggactacaggcatgcaccaccaagcctggctaatttttgtatttttggtagcgacggggtttcaccatgttggccaggctggtctcggactcctgatcccaagtgatccacctacctcagcctcccaaatttctgggattacaggcatgagccagtgcgcccggccAACACCAGGTTCTTATTAGGCTGTGCTCCAATATCATCATCTGGTTTCTCATTGTGATGATGAAGCTGGATAACTTTGGAAAATTTGAAATCGTCGTTGATCCTAGAACTGAGAAAATTGTTGTGACCCTCACAGGCAGGCTAAATAAATGTGCAGTGATCATCTCCAGATTTACTGTGCAACTCAAAGACCTAGAAAAATGGCAGATTAGTCTCCATCCCATCAGTTTGGTTTTATTGACCTGATGACTGAAGCTGGCATCATGGACCACGAGGAAGCATGAGAAAGACACAGAGGAGAGAAAACCCTGGGATTCTTTTTCTGGGGATGAAATACATGATTACAAATTAAATGCTTCCCTCAATAAACAaaaccgagagagagagagagagagaagagagtgagCAAAGCCCCAGGTCAGTTGTCTGCCGGCTGCTGCTCTGAGTCTCAGCCAGAGCTCTGGACGAGGAGGAACTCAATCCCCTTGGCATCCCCATGAGCGCCTAGAGTGGAGATTTCTCCTCTGCAGCAGACTGGGTATCTAGTACATGTGGACGTTCTCACTGAGGAGTGTTTCAGAGCCATTAGCAGACACAGAAGTATTCTGGCCATCCAGGGAGTTGGTCGCAGCTCACTCTAGCAGAGGAGTGAGGGACTAGGGGCCCGGGAGTTAGCATGCTTGCCTAGGACATCTGTGGaatctttattttcccttttttcctgcTGAATGAGGTGAGAGAGTTCTATAAATGGGTATGGGGTCAAGGAACACTTATTATTTTTGGAATAGTTACAAAGATCTCTCGGGCATAAATGAGACTTGGAAACTGGActactcctcccctccccacttccatttgatgaatGACAGCTCTTCATGTATGACACACCTACCATGTGACATGCACTGTATTAGATGCTTGACTTCTGTTGTTTTAGTTGGCACGTTCTTTTCACACAGTTGAAAATGAGGCCCAGGTGCTCACGTGATTTTTAGAACCTAGGGTAGAGCCTGGAGCATCTGCCCTTCACCTCATCTTCCTCACTCTGTCAGCCTTTCCCAAGGCATTCTCAGTAGAGGCCTAGTCTGGGGGGACCTTCTGTGGTCAGATGAATTAGTTGGGCACTGTCAGCACTTTATGTGCCCCTTGGTTTCAGGATGCTGTGAGCTGAACATCACAGGATACCCTAAGGCCTAAACTACAAAGTGACAAACCCAAAGGGCCATTCCGGGGTGGTTAATGCAGCAACTTAACAGCATCAAAGATCAAGACCAGTTTCTCTGAGATTTTCTTGGCTTTTCCCTCATGATTCCAACAGGACTGCAGTAGCGCCAAGCCCATGTCTTCACATGACAATGTCCTAAGGCAGGAAGGGGCAAGTACTCATCCTGTGTCATGTTTTAAGAGCCAAGAAATCCTTCCTAGAGGTTCCCAGGGCCGATCGTCTTTGCATTCGTTACATGCAGGACCACAGCACATGGCTATAACTAAAGCAGTTACTGAAGGAAAATGGCTCCGACCTGTGAACATTTCATCCTGGGACCAGGGAGGAGCCCATGAGACACACAGGTGCTATAAACCAACAAAATTGAGGGTCTCTCAGCAAAGACGTGCAGCAAGGAATGTTGAGCAGGAAACCAACACGGTTTTCCTTACCCTTCTTGAAGATTTGCACCGCACATTAATATGTTTAAGGCTCTATTATAAAGAAaggtattttacttctttttttttttttttttttttttgagacagagtctcactctgtcacccaggctggagtgcactgccgtgatctcagctcactgcaagctccacctcccgggttcatggcattctcctgcctcagcctcccaagtagctgggactacaggcacccgccaccacgcccgctaattttttgaattctttagtagagacgaggtttcaccgtgttaaccaggatggtctcgatctcctggccttgtgatccgcccacctcggcctcccaaagtgctgggattacaggtgtgagccaccacgcccggctggtattttacttgttttaacCCAGTGcttcccagacttttttttttttttttgagacaagagtctctctctggagtgcaggctggagtgcagtggtgggatctcggctcactgcaacctctgcatcccgggttcaagcaattctcccgcctcagcctcctgagtagctgggattacaggcgtgcaccatcatgcctggctaatttttgtatttttagtagattcagggtttcaccatgttggtcaggttggtcttgaactcctgacctcaaatgatccacccgccttggcctcccaaagtgctgggaattcaggcatgagccactgcgcttggcccagACTTATTTTTTCTTGGAGTTCTTATTAACTCCCTGCAGACACTGTGAGCAAAACTGGGTCCGCCATGCTGTTTTCCTCAGTTAAACGACTGTCCTGAGAGCTCTTTGGCACAGCCGTGCAGCCAGATAGTGCCCTTTGCAAACACCAGAGAACAATGAGAGCTAGAAGAATGGCTGGGTTCAGTCATTTGAAGGAAAGAGTTTTCTTTGGCTCATTTAATGGGAAATAAAGGCAAGAGTTCTCTCCTGTgggcttcttttccttttggcCATTCTAAATTAATAGGTTTAAGACATTACTTTTAGTTTAATTTCTTTCCATTACACTTTCAGTACTCCAGTGCCACCAGGGAGGGCAGCAATGACTGCTTTTAATAGTGATTAAAGATGGACCCATGGTTAGGTCAAACCAGGCCTGCACCTCCTCCCATGCTGCACATGCATCGGCATCAGCAAAGCCTGCAAGAATGCTCTTGAGTGATGACTTCCCCACGGCCACTTGTCTGCAGCAAGCAGCCTGCCAGAAGCCGGGACAGCTGGCAGCCCGTGCCCACCAAGCTCTCAGCCCCAAaacctctccttctctctcctcctcagtCCTCCTGTCTCCCCACCCATAGTGTGTTCTCTAGCAATACATCCATTTGTTGTTTCCCTGCTGCTAGACATCTAGATTATTTAAACTGCTTTTGCTGTTGGAAGCAATGCCTCCCTGAGCATGCGTGCGAGCATTTCTCAAAGGTAGATCCCAGAACGAGGAATCACTTGGTTCACCAGgcttgcacatttaaaaatgtgacagATACAGGCTTTTAAACTGCTCCATCGCCTTGGTGGAGAATGGAACTCCTGAGAGGTGAGGTCAGCGAGAAGATGTGAGTGGCTCTGAGCTGACGGTGGACCGCGTGTTCCTGTCCCGGCACTCACACCAGGCAGTGAGAAGATGTGAGTGGCTCTGAGCTGACGTTAGCCTGTGTGTTCCTGTCCCAGCACTCACACCGTGCAGGGAGGGAGAAGTTGCGAGTGGCTCTGAGCTGGCCAGTGGACCGCATGTTCCTATCCCGGCAGTCACACAGTGCAGTGAGAAGATGTGTGTGGCTCTGAACTGGCCGGTGGACCGCGTGTTCCCGTGTGGCACTCACACCAGGCAGTGAGAAGATGTGTGTGGCTCTGAGCTGACGGTAGCCTGCGTGTTCCCGTCCCGGCACTCACACCCGTGCAGTGTTGCTTCTCCTGCACTTGCTGATCCTGTAATTGATATAGGGAAGGGCCTGGTAATGGAttgtctcagggggaaaaaatgatTCCCCTTCTATGTTTCTGCTCAGTCATTTCCTCTTCCGCTGGGGTGGGATGAGATAGGAACAGGAAGGGTTTGAGGAAATAAGTCCTTTGTTTAAAAATAGCAGAGAAGTGCTGCTTGGTAATTTCCCTGATTTTTACTCACTGAAGAACCTGACTCCAGCTCTTCTTGAGTTTGGGATGGACAATGGAATGGCTTGGCGCCATCCTAGGCTCTATCATGCGTTCATGCAACACGCATTTGTTGAACACCTCAGGGGTATAGCATACTGATTGATCAGGGCATCACTGGCCTTCATGCAGAAGTGGGGTCCTGGGAGCCCCCTACTATTTGAGTCAAGGCCTGTTTCATTGTTCttgactgaatgtttgtgtttctcccaaaattcttatgttgaagtcctaatcctcAGGgcaatggtatttggagatggggcttttTGGGAGGTAATGAGTTAGGTGAGGTCACAAGGGTGGGGGGCCTCGTTCTGATGGGACTACTGTCCTTTAGAAGAAGGAACACCAGAGAGcatgctcactctctctctcccctccccacgtGAGCACTTAGCAGGAAGGCAGCtgcctgcaaaccaggaagagagaccTCACCAGGAACCAGATTAACtcgcaccctgatcttggacccggaactgtgagaaaatacatttccgtTGTTGAAGCCACCTAGTcgatggtattttattatggcagcccaagaAGACTAAGACAGCTGGGTAGCTGGGAGGTGCCATGGGGAGCACACAGGGACTTGGGGAGTGACCAGCCACCCACTGGTACAGAAGTATTTCAGTATTTCAACAACAGATACAAAAATGCTAGCACCAGCACTGTTCATGGGGTTTACATGCTAGTGAGAAGAGACAGACAATatacaaaataagcaaaataaatagtgTGTCAAATGGTGTTATCTGCTGTGGAAACAAACAAGGCAGAGAGAGAATTAGCAAGTGCCTTGGAGGAGGGAGGTTGCTACTTTATGTTgtacaaagaaggaaagagaaggagaaaggcgTGCTCCCTATCCTTTAAGGCACACTATCATTTAAGGGCATTTTACAGAAGTTGTGCACACTTACTTATTCTTAAAGCCTCTTGCTCAGAACTTAATCATACAGCCACACCTTGCTGAGAGAGAAGATGGGAAACACAGACCAAATTCTGGAAAGCCATGTGCACAGCTGTGGGTCAGGGGAGGTGGGGGTCTCTGCTACTGAAGGTGCAGAGACTAGAATTGGGAGGCCACCAGCCACAACAGGGGAATAACATGACTGGATTGTGTTgtagaaagataatttttcagGATCTGTTGGGAGACTGTTCTCCATGCGTCTCTAGCATTTGTGGGTGTCTTATGAGCAGGAGCACTCACTGCCTCTGTTCTGGAATCTCTTTCCAAAGGCATTTGAATAGCAAATAGCCTTGGAAGACAAGACTCTCCCTTTGGAGCAAAGTACAGGCATGCTTAGTGCCTAGTATAAGAAAGATAATGTCTTCTGCAGAAGAGGTCAGAGACTTATTGCCTATCATAAAAGATGCTGATTCTCTAAGCTCAGCATTCCTCCCCTCTAACACAACCCACTGTGTGTGCAGGTGCAACTGGGCCTTCTTTATGTTGACCTGTGGAAATTGGAGCCAAGGGAATCAGCATAAGAACATATACTTAATTTCCACTTTACAAGAacagatgtatatatatgtaattattccCATGTATCAAGGGAAAATTGTACCTTTACAATGAAAAGAtctggcagacaccaccttaacAAGGTGATCAAACTTAACACACCAATAACTGACATCATGTGTCTCTTAATGTGATACACTGAAAAGAATCCAGTGTTATCTCCGTTAAAAATATACAGCATGactctaatcatgaggaaaaagcaaatccaaattgaaggatacaaaaaatgctaatatcatgaaatataaaaaaggacaggaaAACAATTCTAGGTTACAGGGGGCTAAACagatatgacaactaaatgcaatttgTTATCCATGATTGGCTCTTGaattgaaaagggaaaaaaactataATAATATCTTATATCCATAAACAAATTCCACTTGGCAAAATTGAATGtggatatatattaatattagataatattattatatcattgttaatatttcttttctttttttttcctttttttttagacagagtttcaatcttattgaccaggctggagtgcagtggcatgatcttggctcactgcaacctccaccttccggtttcaagcgattctcctgcctcagcctcccaagtagctgggattagaggtgcctgccaccacgcctggctaattttttgtatttttagtacagatggggtttcatgttggccaggctggtcttgaactcctgacctcgtgatccacctgccttggcctcccaaagtgctgggattataggcatgagccacagcgcccagccctgTTAAATTTCTTGAATGTGATCATGGTATTGTGACTGTGGGGAAAATGTTCGCATTCTTAGGCAATACACGCAGAAATATGTAGGGGAGAAGTGTCATGGCATCAGCAACTTAttttcaaatggttcagaaaaaacacacatacatgaatATATAGGGAAAAAGAGAACATAACTGTCACTAAATGCTAATAACTGGTGAATCTAGGTGAAGGGTATGTAGGTATTCACTGAATTATTCTGTCAACTTCTTTGtagttggatttttttaaaacaaaaagttggagaACATGGAAAAGAATCCTGGTGGCCTGTGAAGGATggatgggggcagggggtggaccTGGTTTGGGGACAGCTGTACTGGGAGCTCTGTCCCCTCAGGAAGTCTCTCTCCACCACTCATCATGGCTTCTCCCTGCAGCACCGTGTCCCCTCGCTGCTGCAGGCAGGCTTTGCCAGGCTGCAGATGCATGGCCACAGGCTCCTCTGGATTCCCAGCCTTCCAGCAAGCATCTAGAGAGAAAAGAGCCTGCTGCAGCTAGAAAAACCCTGGGATCTAATGAGCTCAGCTTGGGTCATGTGCCCCTCCCAACTTCCACT encodes the following:
- the LOC452895 gene encoding PDZ and LIM domain protein 1-like, which translates into the protein MTTQQLVLQGPGPWGFRLVGVKDFEQPLTISRVTPGSKVALANLCIRDVITAIDGENSSNMTHLEAQNRIKGCKDNMTLTVARSKHKVWSPLVTEEEKCRPYKMNLASEPQEVLHIGSAHNRSSMPFTTSPASSTNARVITNQYNNPAGLYSSENISNFNNALESDCYQRGGGEHAQPPISLVIDKESEVCKMLQEKRELNEPPKQSVSFLVLQKILESEEKEDPNKPSGFRSVKGPVTKVAALIGNAQKLPMCDKCGPGIVGVFVKLWDRHRHPECYLCTDCCTNLKQRGHFFVEDQIYCEKHAWE